In Gadus morhua chromosome 9, gadMor3.0, whole genome shotgun sequence, the sequence GGGGGGGTTCAGTCGTACACTAAGACAacgttgttttatttttttgaaaagtTAAACGTTTGAATGTATGTGACGGTACAGCTAATTACTCAAAAAGGgacaaaaaataattcaatttggaagataaaaaaaatcatggGCCACTATCACAGAAACGAAAAAGGAAAATGTGAGGCagattttttttcacatttcctGTTAAGAGACAAGAAATTAAATAAGGTCAGAGAGGAAACGCCTACGGGATGGGATGCAGTCATCGTTAATGTCACGGAGCACACGGAACCTAAGCTCACAGGTCAACCAAAGCTCCAAAGCTCACAGGTCAACACAGTAGTCAAGCCAAAGGATGGATACGCCTTGACTAGTATTTACAGAACAGTGTACAGTGGAAGACAAACAGACTCACTATAAAATACGTGAAAAGAGCCTAAAAGAGATTCAGGCCCAGGGCCCAACAGAAGACCCATTAAGCTGGTCTGTCTACAGCCGTAGCACGGCCACAGTGTCTTGTTCAGCTAACACGGCTTACTCTGGGGGCTCGCTGTGTCCCTGTATGTCGCTAAGTGCATGTGAATGTTGTGAACATGTGATTTCTGTAGCGTGAAGGACAGAGAAAACGTGATATTAAGTCGCCACAATCGGTGCTATTATGCAAACTATTATTGTGCGATCAGAATttttgcatgcacacattttTGAAGCAAGCTTCTGAACAGCCCTCACCAACCATCTGTGGTCGGATTTTGGTCCATCTGTTCAAAGTTAAATCATTATTGTTGaaaggtttgtttttgtttctgttgctCAGTGAGCACATTGTTTTACTGTAGGTCGAGAATGTCTTCTAATGGTATTCTCTTAGCAATCAGGTAAATTAATCTGCCCTGTTGGCTTATACCATCCAGGTGACATGATTATAAAAAAGGTGTGGCAGCCAGACATTGTACCAGTGTCAATCCTCGTCAGACATTGAAAACATACCTGACATTTCTACTTCATCAGTTCACTTCCCCCTTTCGGAGAAATGCCcaaaactcagtgggaatacGTTAATCTCTAACTGCCTCGATGCAAAAACCGGTTTGCGCATGCCATGTTTTCAGCATGGTGGACCCATTCCGCGTCGTACCCCTGACCCTGACAGTGTTTGATGCCATGCTCTACCAGGTCCAGCTTAGCGTGCGAAGCACACACCGATGGGtgaaaggcagagagacacagagatagaggcacagagagagagagagagaaagagagagagagatgtagacagatagggagagagacacagggatatagacacagagagaggtagagacagcgagagagaaagaaacagactgggagagagaaggagagagacacagaggtagagacacagagagagagagaaagagagatgtagACAGATAGGGatatagacacagagagaggtagagacagcgagagagaaagaaacagactgggagagagacacagaggtagagacacagacagacagacagacagacagacagacagacagacagacagacagacagacagacagacagacagagagatacaacGAGATAGAGTCAACGAAAGATAGagacaacaagagagagaaagagaaagagagagagagagacacagacaagagacacagagagagatagagacagcgagagagaaagaaacagacttggagagagacagagagggagagagacacagaggtagAGGCACAgaggtagagacacagagagagaaagacgaggagggagaaagagacagagatacaaaGGCATAGagacaacaagagagagagagagagagagaatcccaGAGGGAGATGTACCTCTCACTGCTGCTGTGCAGCTCTCGTCGTCTCTCCAGGGGCATGTACGGTTCCTGTTCCTCATAAATGTTGTCGTCGTCCTGCTCCGCGTGGGCCCATGCCGGGGACGGCCGTGGCCCTCCAGGGGACGCGTCGCCCACCATCTGGACGTTGATGTAGTCGGGTATCTCCTCGTAGTAGGGCATGTTCTCGTACGCAGCCTCGTCCCCCGCCTCCGGACGGAACTCGTCCCCGTCCACGCTTTGCTCCAGAGCGGCGTGCGGCGGGGAAGCCTTGGCCCCGGCGCCCTGATGCTCCAGGTCCACGCTCTGCTCCGACCCGGGCGACGCCAAGTCCCTGGGGCCCTGCGTCCCCATGGCGATCCGCCGGGGGAACATCTTGAGCTTGAGGTCCAGCAGCCTCCGGAACGAGTGCCTCTTCTGGCCCTCGGAGCGGGCCAGGTCCACCGCCGTGAAGGACTTGGCTCTCTGCTTGCCCGGGCTGGAGCGCGAGGCCTCGGGCGTCGGCAGagccacggcggcggcgggcgaaGGAAAGACCCATCCCGGCTTCTCCGAGGCGGGGGGCGACGGGAGCCTCCGGGTGGCTCTCCCGTTGAGCGAGTCGTCCGAGCGGGAGAGGTCCCGTTTCCTCTGGTCCGCCGCGGGCTTCCCCGCCTCCACCTCTTCCGTGGACCCCCACGTCCGCGTGAGCTCCGTGGGCGCGCTGTGTCTCTGGGGCTTCTTGGGAGGATCCTTCAGGCTTTGCATTGGCTCCCGCCGGCTGACACCGCCGCCCTCCATGGGTGCGAATGTGTCACCACTGCCGGGGGCCGGTTGGCTCTCGGGAGGCGCAAGACGGGTATAGTCGGTACGATCGGACTCCAGGATCCCCTCGCggtcctccttcttctcctcgtcgtcgtcgtcgtcaacCGAGCACTCCATTTCAAGGACGGGGTCGCCCCAGtggagctccacctcctccacgtcCTGTGGGAGCAGGCACTGGGCAGGTGCGGAAAGGAAGGCCTTCTTCCTGGGCGGAGGGGCCGGCGGGGGACAGCCTCTCTGCCCAGGCAGACAGGGGTGCTTCATGGGCCCGCTGACAGACGTGCTCAGCCCCGGAGCAGGtgcagcgacagagagagagcggtggcTCTTCCTCTCCGCTGGCCCCGTCGTCACCTCCCGGACGTGCACTTCCCTCCCGCCGTTCCCCGCCCTCTCCTCTGGATCCTCTTCCACCCGTTCCTGGCGAGCGAGGGCGGCCTTCCTGGGTTTCCGCGGGACAGGGAGGGGCTCCCCGCTTACAGGCTTGGGTCGCTTGGGCAGCGGAGGGGGCCCGCGGGGGCAAGAGGTCGGCTCCAACGCCGGCGCCGCTTGCCCGACCTCGGCCAGAAGTACGCAGTTACCGTTGGCCTCGTCGCTCTGCGTTCGTCCAGGCAGAGGGCGTCTGGGGGTGGCCACGGCTGGGCCGCAGCCCTGTTTGTTTGGGTGGTTCTTGGGGGATTCTTTGGGTGTGTTCCCCGCGGGCGAACGAACGTAGGGCGAGAGCCGGGCGCCGGGGGCGGACGGCTGAGGAGAGGCGTGGATCATTTGGTTCTTAATGGCGTCAGTCGTGTTGTCAGGCCTCAAGCCGGCTCTAGCCACTGGTTTCTGGCCCTTGGTTTCCGCCAGTCTACCCGTGTCCATGGCGGTGCTTACGATGCACTGGCAGTTCTGCTGGCTACACAGGCAGATGGGGATGATGTAGTCCCAGTCGGGCTTTTTGTTCTCCAGCTGCACTCCGTTATTGGAGTTCAGGAGACCCACGTTCCTCGGCGTGCCGGTGTTGGCCAGCACGGTAGTTTGGCTGGTTAAAGAGAGGGGGCTTGACTGCCTGGTGCTAGCGGGTTTAGGGAGGGTGGGTTTAGGAGCCAGGGCTGGTTTGACCCTCTTCTGGGGGCCAGGCGAAGGGTGAGGGAAATCGTTTTTTCTGGGGTGAGCAGGCGTCATCCCTGCGCTATTGGGCTGGAGAAGCTTTGGTTTAGGGGCCAACGGGGGCTTCTCCATATCTGCAGGGTGTAGAACGTACTTGATTACTGCATGATAAAATATCCTGTGTGCTTAACCtgggcacgcacacaaaatTGACCATCAAGGGTCTATGCATGCCTTCCTTATCATGTTTGATAGAGTATTTTAAATTCCTTCCCAATCCAAGTATTGCGGCAGATATGCCCCCTAAGAGAACGCCCATTTGGAAGATCTATTATATTCTACGAATATATTATACGGTAAACTGGCATGTCACGTGGCATTTCCTCAGCATTCTTTAATATTAATCCTGTTATTCACTCATTCAACGGAGAGAGGGTGCTGAGAAAATGGGCGTCTTTATGCTAAAGTTAAGACCCCCATTCCGTCACCATTAAAGTTTGTGTTAAAAATCGACATCATCGATATGACTTTCCATCTACATCAAGCAGAAGGTGTTTAGATGTCAGATGTTACGCATAATGAAATAAGAGTTGTTTTTCACATATCCCAAATTGCTTCCCTACTTAA encodes:
- the LOC115550641 gene encoding FYVE, RhoGEF and PH domain-containing protein 6 isoform X1; translation: MYPKQPYTDMEKPPLAPKPKLLQPNSAGMTPAHPRKNDFPHPSPGPQKRVKPALAPKPTLPKPASTRQSSPLSLTSQTTVLANTGTPRNVGLLNSNNGVQLENKKPDWDYIIPICLCSQQNCQCIVSTAMDTGRLAETKGQKPVARAGLRPDNTTDAIKNQMIHASPQPSAPGARLSPYVRSPAGNTPKESPKNHPNKQGCGPAVATPRRPLPGRTQSDEANGNCVLLAEVGQAAPALEPTSCPRGPPPLPKRPKPVSGEPLPVPRKPRKAALARQERVEEDPEERAGNGGREVHVREVTTGPAERKSHRSLSVAAPAPGLSTSVSGPMKHPCLPGQRGCPPPAPPPRKKAFLSAPAQCLLPQDVEEVELHWGDPVLEMECSVDDDDDEEKKEDREGILESDRTDYTRLAPPESQPAPGSGDTFAPMEGGGVSRREPMQSLKDPPKKPQRHSAPTELTRTWGSTEEVEAGKPAADQRKRDLSRSDDSLNGRATRRLPSPPASEKPGWVFPSPAAAVALPTPEASRSSPGKQRAKSFTAVDLARSEGQKRHSFRRLLDLKLKMFPRRIAMGTQGPRDLASPGSEQSVDLEHQGAGAKASPPHAALEQSVDGDEFRPEAGDEAAYENMPYYEEIPDYINVQMVGDASPGGPRPSPAWAHAEQDDDNIYEEQEPYMPLERRRELHSSSERSSFELEAAQEGDGSSDDNDIIMAQSTDEEEDEGSSSSGKDVPAPSAETENECRRKKSKIHHIAMEIKSSENVFVDVIKLLHIDFREAVSKASNQSGKPVIEERFLNQILYNLPQLYELNQDLLRELEQRVHNWDENSQLADIFVKKGPYLKMYSTYIREFDKNVALLEEQSKRNSAFGAVVRAFEASPRCANLALRHYLLKPVQRIPQYQLLLRDYLKHLPPASADYKDTQAALVIVKEVANHANDFMKQGDNFQKLIQVQCILNGHHEIVQPGRVFLKEGFLKKLSRKIMQPRMFFLFNDTLLYTTPVQSGQFKLNNMLSLAGMKVSKPMHEAHQNELNIESVERSFILSASSAAERDDWLQTISMAINDHTKKKISFISSKSTEEMEENERVSGASLGSKAPIWIPDPRATMCMICTCEFTLTWRRHHCRACGKVVCQACSSNKHCLKYLKNQLARVCNQCFVVLQQRSSEKALSTTQSPDGKSGFTFSRKHKRIPAALKEVSANTDNSSMSGYLQRSKGNKKQGRRLWFVIKDKVLYTYAASENVAALESQPLLGFVLKEDSTQKLQFKLYHKNTIFYIFKADDVPAAQRWIDSFKEAMVLE
- the LOC115550641 gene encoding FYVE, RhoGEF and PH domain-containing protein 6 isoform X2, with protein sequence MYPKQPYTDMEKPPLAPKPKLLQPNSAGMTPAHPRKNDFPHPSPGPQKRVKPALAPKPTLPKPASTRQSSPLSLTSQTTVLANTGTPRNVGLLNSNNGVQLENKKPDWDYIIPICLCSQQNCQCIVSTAMDTGRLAETKGQKPVARAGLRPDNTTDAIKNQMIHASPQPSAPGARLSPYVRSPAGNTPKESPKNHPNKQGCGPAVATPRRPLPGRTQSDEANGNCVLLAEVGQAAPALEPTSCPRGPPPLPKRPKPVSGEPLPVPRKPRKAALARQERVEEDPEERAGNGGREVHVREVTTGPAERKSHRSLSVAAPAPGLSTSVSGPMKHPCLPGQRGCPPPAPPPRKKAFLSAPAQCLLPQDVEEVELHWGDPVLEMECSVDDDDDEEKKEDREGILESDRTDYTRLAPPESQPAPGSGDTFAPMEGGGVSRREPMQSLKDPPKKPQRHSAPTELTRTWGSTEEVEAGKPAADQRKRDLSRSDDSLNGRATRRLPSPPASEKPGWVFPSPAAAVALPTPEASRSSPGKQRAKSFTAVDLARSEGQKRHSFRRLLDLKLKMFPRRIAMGTQGPRDLASPGSEQSVDLEHQGAGAKASPPHAALEQSVDGDEFRPEAGDEAAYENMPYYEEIPDYINVQMVGDASPGGPRPSPAWAHAEQDDDNIYEEQEPYMPLERRRELHSSSESSFELEAAQEGDGSSDDNDIIMAQSTDEEEDEGSSSSGKDVPAPSAETENECRRKKSKIHHIAMEIKSSENVFVDVIKLLHIDFREAVSKASNQSGKPVIEERFLNQILYNLPQLYELNQDLLRELEQRVHNWDENSQLADIFVKKGPYLKMYSTYIREFDKNVALLEEQSKRNSAFGAVVRAFEASPRCANLALRHYLLKPVQRIPQYQLLLRDYLKHLPPASADYKDTQAALVIVKEVANHANDFMKQGDNFQKLIQVQCILNGHHEIVQPGRVFLKEGFLKKLSRKIMQPRMFFLFNDTLLYTTPVQSGQFKLNNMLSLAGMKVSKPMHEAHQNELNIESVERSFILSASSAAERDDWLQTISMAINDHTKKKISFISSKSTEEMEENERVSGASLGSKAPIWIPDPRATMCMICTCEFTLTWRRHHCRACGKVVCQACSSNKHCLKYLKNQLARVCNQCFVVLQQRSSEKALSTTQSPDGKSGFTFSRKHKRIPAALKEVSANTDNSSMSGYLQRSKGNKKQGRRLWFVIKDKVLYTYAASENVAALESQPLLGFVLKEDSTQKLQFKLYHKNTIFYIFKADDVPAAQRWIDSFKEAMVLE